In Telopea speciosissima isolate NSW1024214 ecotype Mountain lineage unplaced genomic scaffold, Tspe_v1 Tspe_v1.0584, whole genome shotgun sequence, the genomic window ttgGCTCAGTCCGAGGTCATTTTCCCATAATATATTATTTGATAAAAAATTATGTCTTCAAAGTTAACTTTGTTACGTAAAACCTGTGTCTCCAAACACAACACCTAGACTCTTCAATAGTCCCACGATACAGGCATGCCAATTTTGGGTAACAAAAGTTTTGGCAGAGCTATACGAgatattattaaatttttaggTCTTTATGGATATTTATTACAATATTAtacttctttaaaaaaaaaatcatcaatagTATAGATAACATTGATATATATAATTGTgctacccccaaaaaaatatcttCATAACTCCTAGAATTTGTTTTGTATTATTTACTAAAACAAATTCTTTTTTAAAGTCGGTcgaagatggagaagatgaccaaagaaatagaaacatacGCAGTTTTCCATATTCATCCAAGGGCggaaaatggaataaatcactgttctctctattctctattATTCATGCCTGAATCCCGTTgaaaaattatcctcttcaattccttaaagtgtggcagtgcggcagtgctaggtggagatgtcgacacctgacaGCTGCCGCATCCAACCATTCGAGTTCATTGATATGGACCATTGGATGCAACAGCtgtcaggtgtcgacatctccacctagcactaccGCTCTGCCACACTTTAAGAATTAAAGAGAATAATAATCTAAATCCCGTCCCCATCTAAGGATTCACTCCAAAACTAACCAGTTAGGATAAGAAAATGACCTCATAATTAAAACACATGAAGCGAACCAAGGTTGCATGGCATGCATGTGGACAATGGAAAAGAGCATGCTCTACAGTCTCTCAAGCTATCTTGGAAGCTTTCCAAATGAAACGGTGAATCTTGGGTGGAATTTTTAAGTTCCACAGAATCTTTCACATTGACTAAGGAATAAGGAATAATACCCCCTTGGCCTTACAAATAGactgatggggggggggggggacactaAGGATGTTAGAGAACTAGCCTCTAGGTTGTGGGTCCCAACAATGTTTGTCTTGAGAATCTTTGATGCTGAGAAGGATCTTCAGAGATGGTTCTATTGAAATTAAAGCTTGACTAAGATATTTGGTTCAATCAATGGAGTAGATACAGATCTGACTAGTTGCAATGTGAATTTTTATGGTTGATTTTATACACAAACCATCGAGGAATACCCAAATCTTTGACCTACTATATAAGCTTCCCAACAACCAATTGCAAAGCAACCAATCAACCCGTGAATGGTAGTTAAAAGAGCTGCTGTTGGTTCTTTAGTGAGTTTGGTGCGCGTGGTATAGCTGCCTGGAGTGGCCGGTAAAGTCCCAAAAGCTCGTCTTGATGGTTGGATGGGAAATAAAGATaaattaagttaaaaaaaaaaaatctaattttaaattattgtcgtattatataattatatattaatcATTTTTAGATCTAGTAATTAAATATAAGGGAGAAAAACACTCACCTGGGCTTCTACCCAGGCGCATGTGGTGCACTTCTCCCACACGTGCCCAGATATAGGGGTGTGCAAAATGATTGTTGTATTCTTAGAAAATTTTATCTTTTCATGGGGTGCGATAGTTATTTCATGCGGGGGTAGTATATCGCATACGCCTaagtagcattctcttttcctaaatataaaattatatataaaaaatataagggtaagtTGTGGGAACAAGAAACCTAATCatgatgcaaaaaaaaaaaaaaaaaaaaaaaaaaaaaaaaaaaaaaaaaaaaaagaagaaagaaaaacaatcaTGCAAATTCAACATAAAAATTTATGTTATTCGGTTAAAATTGCCGATGTCCTGGGTGAGTTGAGAATTATCTAACTAACAATGGAGAATAGAGTTACAACTACTCATTCACACGTCTGCTCTTGTTTAGAGAATCCCTACACTacaaaatataataaaacatATATACAAGTGTTTTGCCCTCTACAAGTATTTAAACGTCCTTCATAATCATCCCACAAAACCATGGAAAATTAATCTTTCCAATTTCTTAAAGatcggcagtgctaggtggagatgctaACATGTGGCAGTTCGGACACATGACAGTGTTTGGATGTCCAAGCTATCATgtgtcggcatctccacctagcactgctgcACTATCAAgcttaaggaattggagaggataataatcccaaAACCATACAATAGAAAACAAGACATCCTACAATCCCATCGCAAGGGATCGACACGCTCACCTGTGTCTCACCTGCCTTGGTATCTATACGTCACCTTTAATGAACGCACGAGATTGTTTGTTCAGGTATGGAACGGGATGGGGTATGGGGTATGGGGATAGTGTGTCTCAAGGGACAATGAAACCACTGTTGTAATCTCTGAATCAAGATCGAATTGATGTATCAGATCGACCAAATCAGACGCATTTACCCCTTgttgttttaataaaaaaaaaaaaactgttgttattatcattttacccttgtcaGTATAGGTTTATCAAATAGATTGTTCTCAACCGATACCCATCCGATCCGGGCGATTTTCCCAATCCGAAACCGAGATTAGGCACCTTGAATGACTACTACACACGGACAACATTACACCCACCCGATTAGCTTGCAACTAAATTACAAAATATAAACCAAAATTTTCTCTAGCAAACCAATTTAAAGTCCAGTCTTAGCTTGCAACTTCCTCCCTCCTTCCTACCTTCCTCGCCCTCAACTCTCACTCTCtagaaaaagaaagtaaatcTATCGTCCATAAATGTCAGACAGAAGTTTCAGGCGACGAGCTCCGGCCTTACACCGGAAGAATAGTCTACAAAAGCCAACCCCACCCCATCGCCAGCAAACTCTGACGCCCAGAAGATCAAATAAAACTCCATCAAAGCCGGTTAAGATTCTCCAGAGAAGCAATTCGGAACTGATCCTTTACACTCTCAAACTTGTGTTGGGCAACAACCACAATGAAACCCAAATTCCGAGAACCGATGCTCAACTATTCGGCCGGGAGACTTGTATAGACATCTTCACTACTACTCCTCTGTTTGGGTCTCCGACTTCATCACCGTCTCCACGTTGTTCCGATGTATGAATTTGAATACAGAAtatctttctttgtttctttctttctttttttcttcttcttttaaaaaaattggggtCTGGTGTTGTGTGTTTGAGCGTAGATATACAGTAAGGATGCGAAGGTGGTAGTGACGGTGACGGTGGAGGGAAGTCCGGGACCGGTGAAGATGATGGTGATGTTGGGGTGGAGCGTGGAGGAGATCATAAGGGATGTTCTCGACAAGTACAGGGAGGAAAGACGCACACCTCCCTTGGATTCCGACTCTGTTTCCTCCTTCCATTTGTATCACTCCTGGTTCAGCCTTCACAGTAAGCCATAGTTAATAGCATAAATCCTCCTCTGGTAACCATCATCTTCTACTCTAATTTCCTTCATAATTCATGGGAAAGGCCAGGAAAAGAATATTATTATGAGTTTACACCATTTATGTAAACCTCACAATTATCTTTCATTCATATTTCTTAACCTTTCTCCCTGATTCATGGAAGGATTCCAATCCAATGCGCGCTCTAGATACTGGTTGTGACTGTTGAGGGAACTTAATTCCACTCCTCATTTGGGTCCTCCCTGATGAAATCCCCGGGTCCACAACCAGTGTTTTAAGAATCGGATCGGCATAGTCAGTTAGGCCGATTCAGATACCGATCCTGATTTCTGCACATTCGGATCCATCGAGAGATCCATACtggatttttagggttagggtaaatTTTGGCCGATTCCTGACTAATAAGACTGATTTCCATCCATTTCCATCAGAATCAGCCGGACCGATCCAAATCCTGATGCTTTGTTTTAAGCTCGGTCCACAATGGAACCATAGCAAAATATCACCATAATCATTGATGGGTGGTGGTGGGTTCactaggaaaattatctcctccagttcctgcGCGGCCCAATTCTCTAATCCCTCTAATAatgggggtggaccccaccccaTCAGAGTGTTCAGGTAGGGGTAGGGtgtccgccccccccccccccccaacaaaaaattgGATCCTCTACGGCTGGGCAGATAGCAGCCTTGGTGTTGCCCACACCCAAACAGGGGTGTGGGCCCCACCCGgtcaaggtgctcgggcagtggGTAGGACGATCATTTCATCCCTGTCTTGGTGTGGATAAAACCAAGGTCGCTATCTGCCCGACCATAGAAGATAAAAATCCGTGCGCCCCCTTGTCAAGGGGATAGGGAACTGGTTAGGCAaaaaactggaggggataaagatccaagtgTGCAAGGGAggcagttttttgttttttttttcaatgataCAGGGAGGCTgcaaaataacaataaaatacaTTAAGAAGCTGTTTTTACATCATGGCATATGGTGATCGAGGGGATAAAACCCATTACTACTTTATAAACATTTGGGGTTTAAATTGACTGACCACGTAAGTACAACCTACAAGGTTACAACCCATTGGCCTTTTGATCTTATGTCCTTTACCAAGTTTGCTCATTTGGATTTTACCAAGCTCCAAGTGAGCAGATTCAACAGggatgagatttttcatttcttggaggttggggtggtcatttcattcTTCTTGTGTCTAGGTTTTTCAACTTGACAGTTTTTTTATTCTagaagaaaatcaattttttattttgcatgTTGTCGCTTTATCTTGTTTAGACAAGTGGGATGTAAATTGACAGTTTCCTTGAATCTTAAACAGATCTTGATAAGAAACAAACAATCGGGGAGATTGGGAGCAGAAGCTTCTACCTTCGAAAGAGCAATGTTAGGCTTGTTAGCGATGAAAGCAGTTTTAACTCTGATGGTTTAAGAACACAAATggctttttcttctcctcctcctgtCAAGTCAGAAGTTGTTTCTATGAGAGCTGCCACTGTTACTTCAATGATTGTGTATCCTCCATCAATCTTCTCCCTAGGTTTCATTGCTCCATGTATGCACAAGTTACTAAGAAGAATGCTTAGGCTCTGCAAGTTATTGAGTTGCATGCAATAGCCCATCCAGATTGCGTCATATTGCATCCTTGCATTATTTATTTTGGGTGCATCTTATTGTCACCAAGGTGGTAAAGGTATAAATTGTAACCTTCTTTCCtgtgccccttgtcttattttgaaaaaatatttaagttaaggataaaaaaaatatgtcaaGGGATAATTACATTGTCACCCCCTGAcatttgtattaaatacagagtgATCTcctatatttttaaattatacaaccGTACTCTCtaagtggacggtgttaaataatacaatgtaaaatgtCAACTTTGTCCTCTTCTAATATCCTATTAAATAATACTCAATGCAAAATATCAACTTTGCCCACTTTTAATATTATAAACCAAAAACCGGCCTATTCAATTCAAAATCTATTCTCtggcttcttctcctccttagTTGCCGTCACGCTGCCATTTCGGTCAACCCAGCAGCTCTAAGGTTCTTCCATGAATTTTGTCAAAGTGACCACATGAGTGGacggtgtttttttttattttattattagatcACCAGAGGAGGAGGGAGCCCATCCCAGCAACCACATGTGTTCCTCCCGGTGCCACTGTACAGACGATAATGGTAGGCCCAAATTTGTGCTTCACGATAATGGCAGCTTTGGctgcctttatttatttattttttatttttgttaatgCAACGGAGAGGGTAAAACCCCACTTCCAGAACGCACCAAACTTTGCACCACATTAATGGCAGCCTCGGCTGCCTTTTTAATGGTGGCCATGACtgcctttaattttttttttttttttttttaaatttcttcaaCCGTCTTCATGCCAACACAGGGGTGTTCCTTGTTCCAAACCAAGCAACTTTCATTGGCCTTCTATTCGGTCGGCCATGGTTGCTGTACACAGTAGTTAACCGTGTTCACGGTGAAACAATAATGGTGTGGGCAGCGCCCTTATGCAACAAACAATAACCATAAAAGTATTCATACGATCCAAGAAGATGTGATGGCGAAACCAAGGCTCTAATACCTTTTGCTCCTGAAACACCATTCACCAATTTTACTCTGTAAGAGAAATTTAGTTACAAATGGCACCAAGTAACTCAATTAATATTAATATCTTTGCAAATCAAGACAACTAACTACAGAGAGTTCAAATTACATTGACCTGAACTTTGCCTTTTACACCGGCTTCCTCCACTATCTCTCGCAAGGCTGCTTCTTTAATTGACTCATCTGTTTCCCAACTTCCCTGATGAATGAAGAGACCATGCTGGCTTAAAGAATCTTAGCTCTTAGAACCCAAAggatttgagaaaataccatGAACCAGCAGAAATCAAATCAAGAAAGgccccttttccctttttttcctctgtatttccctcttttttttctcctctcaccACAACGACTTCCTGTCGCCTACGCTGCTGCCGCCGTTGTACTCAAACGCAACCCCCTAGTCACTGCCTCCCATTGCCGCTGCACCCAAATGCGACCCCCTTAGTCGTTGTGCCTTCCTGCGGTCTCTGCAGGTAAGTTCGAGTAGCAGGGTATGgaaaggaaggggaagggggtgtgatgtttgggcttccctaagggcaaaatggtaagctcacaccccattaggggtatatttgtcattttaaaacATCAATAGCCAACACATCAGCAACTAACGAAAATGTTCTAACGGATGGGGGTTGAGTGTAACAAGTACCATAAACTCAGGGGTGTTGAGTGTATATTTTCAAAACACAAGAGGTTGCCCAGTATTTAGTACAAGCCTCAAGGGGtgacagtgtaattttcccatatGTCAAAAGTTTTTATGCACGATCAACATTTTTGTCAGATAGGCATAAATGTCCATCTGAAATGACCATACACACCCTCACCCCTTACGATGAATCTCCCTTGCATGAATCCATTCcgcataaatttttttaaaataagttgaaagtgacttatatcattatgtcattttcaatagttgttaTTGCCCATATGAAATTAGATGATTTgccttcataaaaaaaatatgtgttacactaaaaaggcaaaaaaataaagttataaTCTTGTTATAACCAACATTGGTAACAAGAAcaatcttatttttattttttatttttttggttcatcaaAACAAAAACATTGGTAACAAGAACATATATGTCACATCAGACAGTAGCAATATTCTAGCATATTTAGGGCAGACAtataacaaagaaaataaaataaaataattcgaCTAAAAAAATGTCTCACAAATGAAAGAAGATGAACAAAAGATTGAGCGTGGAGACCACACACAGCTAAGGTGGAGAGGTCACCGAAAGTTGCATAAGAGAGTTCACAGTTCACACTCGCTTAGAGGTGTTTTTtttgcccgagcaccttgcctaggtggggtagggcggtcattgtgcccctgcctgtgtgaggaagCACGCCCGTAGCACGAGTAGGGGGTAGTAGACGATGAGATTGAGAATTGCCATCGTCGTAAATTGGGGTGATAGATAAGGGGATCGAGCTCCTCTTCAGGGAGCCCAGCCCTGGGGAGTGCCAGGGGGATATCCAATTGTTGGgatgtgtcgcacacatcttgACAGTTGACTGGGCGTGCGCTGAGATATGTGCGGCACAAACCCAATCGTTGGATGCCCCTTAGGGCACAGATAAAGATCTTGTCCAATTCTTTAATCCGGCAATTCCTGGCAATACTACTTTCCCTGTGTGACACGTGGCGTTAAAAGATCCTGTGGTGGAGATTGAATTGCTCTATTTCATGAAGCCCAACCCGATTTGGCTTCCGGATCAATCTCAATCAGATGAGATTCTAAACCCAAAACGCAGAAAgtaggaatgaaaaaaaaaaaagaggaagaaaaaccTCGACTTTCCCTCTGCCTCTCtcggttcatctccttccctccTTCCTTCCCACCATTGGAGAGCTTCAAGTTCTGATAATCAAATCACAAGCTCTGCAACTTGGAGAGTGGCTCTGGCTGGGAGTAGGGGAGGGATCTAACGGTCACAGGCAGCCTTTTTTAGGATTTCAACTTCGCGTAGAACCACTAGCAGGTATACCTTGCTTGGTGATCCAGTGGTCCCATTTTTTAAGCCGCCCTAGCATCAGAATTCTGTTATATGGAGATGAGGATATTTCGATGGTCATCGTGTCGGAGATCTGCTTCCTCCCCTTTTGTGCTACCTTAAATTGAATAATAAGGGTTTTCATTTCACCATCCGtttattgttatttattttgaCGGATCGACTTCATAAATTTATTTACATAGATTTCCTGTTTTTTCAATTAGAGTTCTCGTTGCAGGTACATGTTATAGTTTTGAACATCCAAGTCGGTTTTTTtgtcaaaacaaaaataacttttTGTAGATCTACAAATTTGACCGAGATTTAGAAGATCTGGCGATGAAGAGTCAGATTTTCCAATATGTGGAATTGCTTTAGAAATCCATATTCGGTTTATCCttctatgaatttttttttttggggatcaCTTTTTGATATTCGAAAGAAATCAAATGAACAAGGTGGAATTGCTTTGGAAAcccatattctttttttttggggtcattTTTTGATATTCTCGAAAGAAATCAAATAAACAGGGATTGAAATACCCCAAATCACTGAAAAGGtctagaaaaaggaaaatccaTCAGACCTCCAATGGTGGGAagagggaaggagatgaaccaaGGGAGAGGGAAAGTCGAGAGGAAACAGATCCTAGATATGTGCggcacaacaacaacaataaatgTTCGTATCCGCATCGTGAAAATGAGTTAAAAAGGTTTCAATATCAAACAACACCACACATAAATAAATGTCACGGCCAATGAAACTCCTCCTTCTTGGTCAATCAACTCACCATTTACTTCTGATATCTAAAGCCCAAGAAATCCATCCGAAGTTCAACAACTGTTACCCTAATAGGTGGCAGATTAGACGGTTTAGATCATTTGATGAAAAACACTTGGGCAGTCCGGGCAGACCCACAGAAATAAGTTTgacttatttttaaaatttttttttttatttgttattattttgaAGGGATGAGGGATAATTTTGGAAATTCGTgcgtaaaagaaaagaaaattaaaagaagaggGTTCTCCCATCCACGCCAGCAATCTGTGTGTACTCTTTACCATTAAATATGGACGCTGCCATTGTAATCCATTTTGGCAATCCCCAGCCGTCGATGTTTATCCCGTACTCAAGTGGCCAAAAGGCCCAAAACCCCCCTTCTTAAATGCCCTTTCAGACTTTCCTTCTCTTCCGTAGAaccgttctctctctctctctatccatCTATCAAATCTTCTGTTCTGTAATTATACTTCTGGATTTGTAGTTAGTTGTCTTGGTGGGTCTTATCTGCAACTTTCATGGctactgttgctgctgctaGTTCTACCGGAGCTGTTATTGAGATTTGGGGCGAAAAATTCCTCTATTAGATCAAATCCTGGTGGGTCTCAGATTCAGAGGCAAAGTCTTTGGCTACGATACAGTTGTGCAACCTCTCGACATAATCCCTAATCACTCTTAAGTTACGCCTGAGAAGTAGTTCTTAAaagtcttgtttttttttttttttggtcaggAGAACCCAGATTTTGAAGCTCTAAACAAGAAAGTGAGAGTTGTGTATGGATATTGAAATATTGTATTATGTTTGTAATTGTAGCAAAATGGGGTTTGGGTGGTGTCGGGAAAGGTAAATATGACCAGATTGGGGAAGGGTTGTTCAGATGTGGGCTCCTACAAGGTCTCTTGGTTGGCTGCATGCCGTCCGAAAGAcgagggtggtttggggttacgTCGGCTGCGTGATTTGAATACGGCTTCCTTAATGCGTCATATATGGACTGTGGCATCTAAAGGAAAATCTTGTTGGGCTGTTTTTGTGAAGTATAGgtggttgagagttgagacGACATTCTATTTGGTCCCTCCCTGTTCCAGCTTTGTGTTCTTCTACATTTCGTGAAATTCTTCATACACAAGATGTTGCAGTTGGATGTGTCCGACATCTGATCAAGGATGGTGATGGTACTCTTGTTTGGGCTGATCCGTACGTGGCTGCCGGCTGGCCCACTAGGTGTGCAGGGTATTCTGTTGGCTGAGGCTCTTGGCCGAAGTCTTTTTGATCGTGTTGGCATGCTCTTGGTTAGTGGGAATTCTTGGGTGAACCCGAATGATGACCCTGTGATATCTAATCGGTGGGAGGAGATAGTTGGTACCAAGGTACATTCACATCTTCAAGAGGACTTAGTGATCTGGACTCCATCAGCTAATGGTTTGTTTACCCTTCGATCTGCATGGGATGCGGTCCGCACTAGGAGTGACAAGTTGGCATGGTTCCTTTCTTCTCAACCTCGTTTCTCCTTCATTACTTGGTTGGCATGCTTGGGTTGGGTAGGTTGACGAACTCGATGGCTGCTTGCGCAATGGGGGTATGTTGGTGGACACTTCTTGTGTCTTATGCCGGAatggggtggattgtt contains:
- the LOC122648211 gene encoding uncharacterized protein At4g22758-like — protein: MSDRSFRRRAPALHRKNSLQKPTPPHRQQTLTPRRSNKTPSKPVKILQRSNSELILYTLKLVLGNNHNETQIPRTDAQLFGRETCIDIFTTTPLFGSPTSSPSPRCSDIYSKDAKVVVTVTVEGSPGPVKMMVMLGWSVEEIIRDVLDKYREERRTPPLDSDSVSSFHLYHSWFSLHNLDKKQTIGEIGSRSFYLRKSNVRLVSDESSFNSDGLRTQMAFSSPPPVKSEVVSMRAATVTSMIVYPPSIFSLGFIAPCMHKLLRRMLRLCKLLSCMQ